In Exiguobacterium acetylicum, the genomic stretch GGACGATTTCGTCGCCTTGAATCTCAGCATTCAAGTATGGCATTTTTTTAAGTGCTGCGACTGCTGCTTTTGTAAAGAATGACATGAAGCCGAGTTTGACTTCGTTTTCCTTCACGAATTTTTCTTGGCGACGTTTACGTAGTGCCATGACCGCTGACATATCGATCTCATTGAATGTCGTCAACATCGCTGCCGTTTGCTGGACTTCAACGAGTCGGTTCGCAATCGTCTTACGACGGCGTGACATCTTGATTCGCTCTTCCGGTTTCCCAGGAGCGGCTGCAGGTGCTGGTGCCGGTGTAGCGGGTTTCGTAGGAGCCGGTTTTGCTTGCTCACGTGGTGCTACTTCAAACGTCGCGACGTCTTGGACGCGGATGCGACCAAGTGGATCTTGCGTCGCCACTTGTGCTAAATCGATTCCTTTTTCACGAGCCAGTTTACGGGCAGCAGGTGAAGCAATCGGACGATCCGCAACAGACGTACTTTCAGTCGCTGCTACTGCCACTGGTTGTTCCGCTTTTTCTTCTGCTTTTGGTGTCTCTTTTGGAGTTTCTTGTACTGGTTCTGCCGCAGCCGGTTTTGGAGCCTCGCCACCAGCAGAGATGACAGCAATCGTTTCCCCGACGCGAACTGTATCTCCTTCAGCAGCCATCACTTCCGTCAACGTACCTGCTTCATCTGACGGTACTTCGATGTTGACTTTATCTGTCTCGAGCTCAACGATGGCTTCCCCTTTTTCCACGTAATCACCTGGTTGTTTTAACCAAGACGCCACCGTTCCTTCTGTAATTGATTCGGCAAGTTCTGGTACTTTGATTTCCATCGTATTCTCCCCCTATGACTCGATTCTATCTTAAGTTATGATGTGTGATTCGATACGTGTGATGGTGCTGTTGGAGTAGAAGCAGTCGCTGTGAGTGCATCATTGATGATACGTGCCTGCTCTACTTTATGACCTGACGGGTCACCTTCCGCTGTACTCGAACGGCGACGACGACCGATGTAACGGACGGTTTGAATGCCGTTCGGTGCAACTGTCTCAAGACGCGGTTCCATGAAGGACCACGCACCCATGTTTTTCGGTTCTTCTTGCACCCAGACCATCTCTTCGACGGCTTCATAGCGCGCGATGACTTCTTGTAAGGCTTTCGCCGGGAACGGATACAACTCCTCGACCCGGACGATCTGTAGCCAATCGAGATTCTCATCTGATTTCGAAACGGCTTCCGCTAGATCGATTGCCATCTTACCAGAACAGAACACAAGACGTTTAACACGATCTGGTGCTTCTCCGAGCCCTGATTGTTCGATGACACGTTGGAAACTACCTTCCGTCAACTCAGAAACATCGGATGTCGCAAGCGGATGACGCAAGAGACTCTTCGGTGTCATGACGACGAGCGGTCGGACTTCCTCTTTTCCGAGAATCGCTGCTTGTCGGCGCAATAAGTGGAAGTACTGGGCTGCGCTCGATACGTTCGCGACCGTCCAGTTTTTCTCACCCGATAACGTCAAGAAGCGTTCTAAACGACCACTCGAGTGTTCTGGTCCTTGCCCCTCATAACCATGCGGAAGCAACATGACGAGACCTGACGTTTGTCCCCATTTCGCGCGGCTAGCTGAGATGAACTGGTCGAAGATGACTTG encodes the following:
- the odhB gene encoding 2-oxoglutarate dehydrogenase complex dihydrolipoyllysine-residue succinyltransferase, which translates into the protein MEIKVPELAESITEGTVASWLKQPGDYVEKGEAIVELETDKVNIEVPSDEAGTLTEVMAAEGDTVRVGETIAVISAGGEAPKPAAAEPVQETPKETPKAEEKAEQPVAVAATESTSVADRPIASPAARKLAREKGIDLAQVATQDPLGRIRVQDVATFEVAPREQAKPAPTKPATPAPAPAAAPGKPEERIKMSRRRKTIANRLVEVQQTAAMLTTFNEIDMSAVMALRKRRQEKFVKENEVKLGFMSFFTKAAVAALKKMPYLNAEIQGDEIVLKKFYDIGIAVSAPDGLVVPVVRDADKKNFAEIEKDIIQLAVKARDNKLGLSDLTGGTFTITNGGTFGSLMSTPILNGPQVAILGMHAINLRPVAIDAERMENRPMMYVALSYDHRIVDGKEAVTFLKHIKDLLEDPESLIFEA